One segment of Bacteroides caecimuris DNA contains the following:
- a CDS encoding efflux RND transporter periplasmic adaptor subunit, which yields MNKQFIITNFAAFALMLFLPTGCRQADGKQDAVQSYRVIKVAASPVEISESYSAAIRGRQDVDILPQISGRIIRLKVKEGERVKTGQVLAVIDQVPYRAALRTAQANVSAAQAKVETARIELRGKQALFDEKVISDYELSLARNQLAVACAELEQAKAQESDARNNLSYTEIKSPSNGVVGTLPYRIGALVGPNMAQPFTVVSDNAEMYAYFSISENMLRRYSARYGSIDSMIAGTPEVGLQLNDGSLYKAKGRIETVSGVVDPVTGTVQIKALFPNPDRELLSGSIGNVILQNPKTEAVTIPMTATVELQDKIIAYRLKNGQAEAAYLTVDRLNDGNRFIVKEGLSVGDTIVAEGVGLVREGMSITPKNETK from the coding sequence ATGAACAAGCAATTCATTATCACGAATTTCGCCGCATTTGCTCTCATGCTGTTCCTGCCGACCGGATGCAGGCAGGCGGACGGCAAGCAGGATGCGGTGCAGAGTTATCGGGTCATAAAGGTCGCGGCAAGTCCGGTGGAAATCTCCGAGTCCTATTCCGCCGCCATACGCGGACGGCAGGATGTGGACATCCTGCCGCAAATATCCGGGCGCATTATCCGTCTGAAAGTGAAAGAGGGTGAACGGGTGAAGACCGGTCAAGTATTGGCTGTAATTGACCAAGTGCCCTATCGGGCGGCATTACGCACGGCGCAGGCCAATGTCAGCGCGGCACAGGCAAAAGTGGAAACGGCAAGAATCGAGCTGCGGGGCAAGCAGGCATTGTTTGACGAGAAGGTCATATCCGACTACGAGCTTTCTCTCGCCCGGAACCAACTGGCAGTGGCGTGTGCTGAACTCGAACAGGCAAAGGCACAAGAATCGGATGCACGCAACAATCTCTCCTATACGGAAATCAAAAGCCCGAGCAACGGAGTAGTAGGCACATTGCCCTATCGCATCGGTGCGCTTGTCGGTCCCAATATGGCACAGCCTTTCACGGTCGTGTCCGACAATGCGGAGATGTATGCCTATTTCTCCATTTCGGAGAATATGCTACGGCGATATTCGGCTCGCTATGGCTCGATTGACAGCATGATAGCCGGGACGCCGGAAGTGGGCCTGCAACTCAACGACGGCAGCCTGTACAAGGCGAAAGGACGTATTGAAACCGTAAGCGGCGTGGTGGATCCTGTTACCGGAACGGTACAAATCAAAGCCCTGTTCCCCAATCCCGACCGCGAACTGTTGAGTGGCAGCATCGGCAATGTCATCCTTCAAAACCCGAAAACGGAGGCCGTAACCATTCCCATGACCGCCACCGTGGAACTGCAGGACAAGATTATCGCTTACCGTCTGAAAAACGGACAGGCGGAAGCCGCCTATCTCACGGTGGACCGCCTGAACGACGGCAACCGGTTTATCGTAAAAGAAGGTCTTTCGGTCGGTGACACCATTGTCGCCGAAGGCGTGGGACTGGTGAGAGAAGGCATGAGCATAACCCCTAAAAACGAAACGAAATGA
- a CDS encoding GNAT family N-acetyltransferase, with protein MYIETERIIIRNFKQKDAEGLLEYLSNPRVNCFAGDRLCSEEAAWAYMQYSPKDMLRYAVSLKKDDFIIGDVFALRENEDTYNVGWHFNKRFEGKGFACEAAAGLLDYLFREAGARRIYGFVEDDNIHSKRLCERLGMRREGCFKEFVTFVNNPDGSPKYEDTCVYAILEKEWNTIRQW; from the coding sequence ATATATATCGAAACCGAACGAATTATCATTCGAAATTTCAAGCAGAAGGATGCCGAAGGATTGTTGGAGTATCTTTCTAATCCTCGTGTGAATTGCTTTGCCGGAGACCGCCTTTGTTCCGAAGAGGCGGCATGGGCATATATGCAGTATTCCCCGAAAGACATGCTGCGCTATGCGGTGAGTCTGAAAAAAGATGACTTTATTATCGGTGACGTGTTTGCTTTGCGTGAGAATGAGGACACTTATAATGTGGGGTGGCATTTCAACAAACGTTTTGAAGGCAAAGGATTCGCTTGTGAAGCGGCAGCCGGATTGTTGGATTATCTTTTCCGGGAGGCGGGCGCACGGCGTATCTATGGATTTGTGGAAGATGACAATATCCACTCCAAACGCTTATGCGAACGTCTTGGTATGCGCCGCGAAGGATGTTTCAAAGAGTTTGTGACATTCGTAAACAATCCTGACGGCTCCCCAAAATATGAAGATACCTGTGTTTATGCCATTCTCGAAAAAGAGTGGAATACCATCCGTCAGTGGTGA